DNA from Triticum aestivum cultivar Chinese Spring chromosome 7D, IWGSC CS RefSeq v2.1, whole genome shotgun sequence:
TATGATTTTTATTAACTTAATTACACTCGGTTTCTATATCGCAAATTTACAATTTGTGTGTGCCTATAGATTTAGAATTAACGAGACTAAGAAAATTCACCATACAATGTGATTTATCTATTGAACGCCACCTTcataaaaaaatccacaaaagaTGAACAGAACTATTATATGTGGTGCAAACTTAATTAGTTCATCACTACTTTTAACTGATGTATGTTATGTCGTTTTCGTAATGTGCAAGCACTTATATAAAGCCAACATGTGTTCTGTTTCAGAAAACTCTATTAAGAACCTCATTAGACCAGCCTAGCTAGAGCACAGTTGTCTTCCGGACCACCCCAATGGCGGTGAGGATCTTGGTGTTCTTGGCCATCTTTCTCTTCGTGGGACCAACGACAGACGGCAGGGAAGCCCAGCCGGCCGTGCCGGGGGTCATGTTGTTTGGTGACTCGCTGGTCGGCGTGGGTAACAATGATTATATAGCCACCTTGGTGAAAGCAAACAAGGCTCCCTACGGTAGGGACTTCAAGGACCATGTCGCTACAGGGAGGTTTGGAAATGGAAAACTGCTTAGCGATATCATAGGTCGGTCAGAACCTTATTAGATCTTGTTTGTACAAATGGATTTTTAACATTTCACATGAACTCTTACCAGTGTTATGGCATGCTTATCTTGTGTTACAACTTGCATGGTACGTTGCAGGTGAGAAACTAGGGTTTAATGGCTCTCCTCCTGCATATCTTAGCCCACAGGCATCAGGGAAGAATCTTTTGATTGGAGCCAACTTCGCATCTGCTGGATCCGGCTACTACGACCCCACATCACGTATGTATGTAAGTACCATCTCTATCGGTGGCTTATCATGGCACTTTAACAATAATGGGAAGAAACAAATAAAAACAGGAAAAATAGATTTGTACTCCTGGCTGGTAGATGGCTTTATTTATTCAAAGTCAGGCTCGGCAtgagccttttctctaaaaaaacaaTAATGGAAAGCTGTGTGTACTGAAATGTATATATGTTGCATCCATCACGTACTTATGTCTTATTGAATTGTGTGTGGCAGCATGTAATCCCTTTGTCCCGACAACTGGAGTATTTCAAAGAGTACCAATCGAAGCTGAGCGTGGTGGCTGGGAGTAACCATGCTCGATCCATCATCTCAGACTCACTCTATATTATTAGCGCTGGATCAAATGACTTCGGCTTCAACTACTACATCAACCCTTTGCTCTTCTTGACAGAGAATGCTGATCAGTTCTCTGATCGCCTCGTTGGCATCTTTAACAACACCGTGACGGTGAGCAAGACCAGACCTGCAGCTTCCTCCTTAATTAACAAGGATCAGATGATTAAAATCATGTAATTTTTGAACCTTTTGCTAATTGTAGCAACTTTACGCTATGGGAGCACGACGTGTTGGTGTTTTTTCAATAGTGCCGTTGGGTTGCGCCCCATTGG
Protein-coding regions in this window:
- the LOC123164261 gene encoding GDSL esterase/lipase APG-like produces the protein MAVRILVFLAIFLFVGPTTDGREAQPAVPGVMLFGDSLVGVGNNDYIATLVKANKAPYGRDFKDHVATGRFGNGKLLSDIIGEKLGFNGSPPAYLSPQASGKNLLIGANFASAGSGYYDPTSRMYHVIPLSRQLEYFKEYQSKLSVVAGSNHARSIISDSLYIISAGSNDFGFNYYINPLLFLTENADQFSDRLVGIFNNTVTQLYAMGARRVGVFSIVPLGCAPLAITVFGLGRSRCVPRLNDDARRFNGKLDAAVDSLSKRYNDLRIAVLDIYTPWHSLATSPGAHGFTEARHGCCATGLVEFTVFLCNSLSIGTCPNATTYVHWDSIHPSEAANRVIVDSLAERINKLVM